A DNA window from Pogona vitticeps strain Pit_001003342236 chromosome 2, PviZW2.1, whole genome shotgun sequence contains the following coding sequences:
- the LOC110077867 gene encoding protein SSUH2 homolog isoform X3, giving the protein MAQRSQAVGIQTPYNYGTMNPIPAQGTYDFIPGAGMAQGPEPSAPPISGYEGTTFGDGGGKYFPPPPDLVPDRGGNAHPEHTDWSIPAITEDEAQEALVQYAASKCCYSSAPAKDMLFQDLHSFNTYRYRLETFTESRSSLWKTEPYTGEAVDSCLYSTPPLPWDMNVEVPEMFKDSVKRVRVPCTSSVKGCPVCACSGRRPCSTCHGCSREQCWVCNGKGFQFSDQRCSSCGGIGNIMCRTCSGMGTTACTNCKGKGQLLQYIELQVEWKNNVFEHVVDQRTGFPTELFKEVNGKKLFVDEQYMVYPVVDFPDNDINQASRNAVQQHQTRFASTARIVRQRQTIELIFLTKVEYEWRGKSHSYYVYGNEHRVHVEDYPATCCCTII; this is encoded by the exons ATGGCACAAAGGAGCCAAGCCGTCGG AATACAGACTCCCTACAATTACGGAACTATGAATCCGATACCTGCGCAAGGGACATACG ATTTCATCCCTGGTGCGGGAATGGCCCAAGGCCCAGAACCTTCTGCCCCTCCTATCTCTGGCTATGAAGGCACCACATTTGGAGATGGTG GAGGAAAATATTTCCCTCCTCCGCCTGATTTGGTCCCTGATCGTGGAGGCAATGCACATCCAGAACATACAGACTGGAG TATTCCTGCCATTACAGAAGATGAGGCCCAAGAAGCTTTGGTTCAATATGCTGCAAGCAAATGCTGCTATAGCTCAGCTCCAGCCAAAGACATGCTATTTCAGGATCTACATTCATTCAATACCTACAGG TATCGTTTGGAGACCTTCACTGAATCAAGGTCCTCTTTGTGGAAAACAGAACCGTATACTG GTGAAGCAGTAGATTCCTGTTTGTATAGCACACCTCCTTTACCTTGGGATATGAATGTTGAAGttcctgagatgttcaaagacAGTGTCAAGAGAGTCAGAGTGCCTTGCACATCATCAGTTAAG GGATGCCCAGTGTGTGCATGTTCAGGTAGACGTCCTTGCAGCACATGCCATGGCTGCTCTAGA GAACAGTGCTGGGTATGTAATGGAAAAGGATTCCAGTTTAGTGATCAGAGATGCAGCAGCTGTGGTGGAATTGGAAATATCAT GTGCCGTACATGTTCAGGTATGGGAACAACAGCATGCACCAATTGCAAAGGAAAAGGACAGTTGTTGCAATACATTGAACTTCAAGTTGAATG GAAGAATAACGTTTTTGAACATGTTGTGGACCAAAGAACTGGATTTCCTACTGAACTCTTCAAAGAAGTTAATGGGAAGAAGTTGTTTGTCGATGAACAATATATG GTTTATCCAGTGGTAGATTTTCCTGATAATGACATCAATCAAGCATCCCGGAATGCCGTTCAACAGCATCAGACTCGTTTTGCTTCCACAGCTCGCATCGTGAGGCAG AGGCAGACGATTGAGCTCATATTTCTTACTAAGGTGGAATACGAGTGGCGTGGAAAATCCCATTCCTATTATGTGTATGGAAATGAGCACAGGGTGCATGTAGAAGATTACCCTGCAACTTGTTGCTGTACCATCATATGA
- the LOC110077867 gene encoding protein SSUH2 homolog isoform X2 — protein sequence MAQRSQAVGIQTPYNYGTMNPIPAQGTYDFIPGAGMAQGPEPSAPPISGYEGTTFGDGGGKYFPPPPDLVPDRGGNAHPEHTDWSIPAITEDEAQEALVQYAASKCCYSSAPAKDMLFQDLHSFNTYRYRLETFTESRSSLWKTEPYTGEAVDSCLYSTPPLPWDMNVEVPEMFKDSVKRVRVPCTSSVKEQCWVCNGKGFQFSDQRCSSCGGIGNIMCRTCSGMGTTACTNCKGKGQLLQYIELQVEWKNNVFEHVVDQRTGFPTELFKEVNGKKLFVDEQYMVYPVVDFPDNDINQASRNAVQQHQTRFASTARIVRQRQTIELIFLTKVEYEWRGKSHSYYVYGNEHRVHVEDYPATCCCTII from the exons ATGGCACAAAGGAGCCAAGCCGTCGG AATACAGACTCCCTACAATTACGGAACTATGAATCCGATACCTGCGCAAGGGACATACG ATTTCATCCCTGGTGCGGGAATGGCCCAAGGCCCAGAACCTTCTGCCCCTCCTATCTCTGGCTATGAAGGCACCACATTTGGAGATGGTG GAGGAAAATATTTCCCTCCTCCGCCTGATTTGGTCCCTGATCGTGGAGGCAATGCACATCCAGAACATACAGACTGGAG TATTCCTGCCATTACAGAAGATGAGGCCCAAGAAGCTTTGGTTCAATATGCTGCAAGCAAATGCTGCTATAGCTCAGCTCCAGCCAAAGACATGCTATTTCAGGATCTACATTCATTCAATACCTACAGG TATCGTTTGGAGACCTTCACTGAATCAAGGTCCTCTTTGTGGAAAACAGAACCGTATACTG GTGAAGCAGTAGATTCCTGTTTGTATAGCACACCTCCTTTACCTTGGGATATGAATGTTGAAGttcctgagatgttcaaagacAGTGTCAAGAGAGTCAGAGTGCCTTGCACATCATCAGTTAAG GAACAGTGCTGGGTATGTAATGGAAAAGGATTCCAGTTTAGTGATCAGAGATGCAGCAGCTGTGGTGGAATTGGAAATATCAT GTGCCGTACATGTTCAGGTATGGGAACAACAGCATGCACCAATTGCAAAGGAAAAGGACAGTTGTTGCAATACATTGAACTTCAAGTTGAATG GAAGAATAACGTTTTTGAACATGTTGTGGACCAAAGAACTGGATTTCCTACTGAACTCTTCAAAGAAGTTAATGGGAAGAAGTTGTTTGTCGATGAACAATATATG GTTTATCCAGTGGTAGATTTTCCTGATAATGACATCAATCAAGCATCCCGGAATGCCGTTCAACAGCATCAGACTCGTTTTGCTTCCACAGCTCGCATCGTGAGGCAG AGGCAGACGATTGAGCTCATATTTCTTACTAAGGTGGAATACGAGTGGCGTGGAAAATCCCATTCCTATTATGTGTATGGAAATGAGCACAGGGTGCATGTAGAAGATTACCCTGCAACTTGTTGCTGTACCATCATATGA
- the LOC110077867 gene encoding protein SSUH2 homolog isoform X1: MNPIPAQGTYDFIPGAGMAQGPEPSAPPISGYEGTTFGDGGGKYFPPPPDLVPDRGGNAHPEHTDWSIPAITEDEAQEALVQYAASKCCYSSAPAKDMLFQDLHSFNTYRYRLETFTESRSSLWKTEPYTGEAVDSCLYSTPPLPWDMNVEVPEMFKDSVKRVRVPCTSSVKGCPVCACSGRRPCSTCHGCSREQCWVCNGKGFQFSDQRCSSCGGIGNIMCRTCSGMGTTACTNCKGKGQLLQYIELQVEWKNNVFEHVVDQRTGFPTELFKEVNGKKLFVDEQYMVYPVVDFPDNDINQASRNAVQQHQTRFASTARIVRQRQTIELIFLTKVEYEWRGKSHSYYVYGNEHRVHVEDYPATCCCTII, encoded by the exons ATGAATCCGATACCTGCGCAAGGGACATACG ATTTCATCCCTGGTGCGGGAATGGCCCAAGGCCCAGAACCTTCTGCCCCTCCTATCTCTGGCTATGAAGGCACCACATTTGGAGATGGTG GAGGAAAATATTTCCCTCCTCCGCCTGATTTGGTCCCTGATCGTGGAGGCAATGCACATCCAGAACATACAGACTGGAG TATTCCTGCCATTACAGAAGATGAGGCCCAAGAAGCTTTGGTTCAATATGCTGCAAGCAAATGCTGCTATAGCTCAGCTCCAGCCAAAGACATGCTATTTCAGGATCTACATTCATTCAATACCTACAGG TATCGTTTGGAGACCTTCACTGAATCAAGGTCCTCTTTGTGGAAAACAGAACCGTATACTG GTGAAGCAGTAGATTCCTGTTTGTATAGCACACCTCCTTTACCTTGGGATATGAATGTTGAAGttcctgagatgttcaaagacAGTGTCAAGAGAGTCAGAGTGCCTTGCACATCATCAGTTAAG GGATGCCCAGTGTGTGCATGTTCAGGTAGACGTCCTTGCAGCACATGCCATGGCTGCTCTAGA GAACAGTGCTGGGTATGTAATGGAAAAGGATTCCAGTTTAGTGATCAGAGATGCAGCAGCTGTGGTGGAATTGGAAATATCAT GTGCCGTACATGTTCAGGTATGGGAACAACAGCATGCACCAATTGCAAAGGAAAAGGACAGTTGTTGCAATACATTGAACTTCAAGTTGAATG GAAGAATAACGTTTTTGAACATGTTGTGGACCAAAGAACTGGATTTCCTACTGAACTCTTCAAAGAAGTTAATGGGAAGAAGTTGTTTGTCGATGAACAATATATG GTTTATCCAGTGGTAGATTTTCCTGATAATGACATCAATCAAGCATCCCGGAATGCCGTTCAACAGCATCAGACTCGTTTTGCTTCCACAGCTCGCATCGTGAGGCAG AGGCAGACGATTGAGCTCATATTTCTTACTAAGGTGGAATACGAGTGGCGTGGAAAATCCCATTCCTATTATGTGTATGGAAATGAGCACAGGGTGCATGTAGAAGATTACCCTGCAACTTGTTGCTGTACCATCATATGA